From Pseudarthrobacter equi, a single genomic window includes:
- a CDS encoding HNH endonuclease: MRTLVLNAGYEPLAVITFRRALVLVLTGKASVVAEGDDPVVGPQEILGRPSVILLNRYIRPRYNHATAVSRRGVLRRDGHKCAYCGKAAHTIDHVHPKSRGGADTWENLVAACLRCNNVKGDHTPAEMGWKLRFEPAPPHGTIWQIKELEKPTPAWDPFLLPERAA, from the coding sequence ATGCGCACTCTCGTTCTGAATGCTGGATATGAACCGCTGGCGGTTATTACTTTCCGCCGGGCGCTGGTGCTTGTGCTCACGGGCAAGGCAAGCGTGGTAGCGGAGGGCGATGATCCCGTGGTGGGTCCGCAGGAAATCCTGGGCCGCCCCTCCGTGATTCTCCTCAACCGTTACATCCGGCCCAGATACAACCATGCCACCGCCGTCAGCCGGCGCGGCGTCCTGAGGCGGGATGGGCACAAGTGTGCGTACTGCGGAAAAGCGGCGCACACGATCGACCATGTGCACCCCAAGTCCCGCGGAGGGGCGGACACCTGGGAGAACCTGGTGGCTGCCTGCCTGCGCTGCAACAACGTCAAAGGCGACCACACACCCGCCGAGATGGGCTGGAAGCTGCGGTTCGAGCCAGCGCCTCCGCACGGCACCATCTGGCAGATCAAGGAATTGGAAAAGCCCACGCCGGCGTGGGACCCGTTCCTCCTGCCGGAGCGGGCAGCCTGA
- a CDS encoding DUF6457 domain-containing protein gives MVKSQDETLEEWCRSLLQAYELEDVQVDINAILSLAGVAAHSVVRPAAPLTTFIAGFAAGLASNSGSSTDAVAMEKALAVARTLAADYDAEAPGAPGE, from the coding sequence GTGGTGAAGAGCCAGGACGAAACACTGGAGGAATGGTGCAGGTCGCTGCTCCAGGCCTACGAGCTTGAGGATGTCCAGGTGGACATCAATGCCATCCTTTCCCTTGCCGGCGTCGCGGCGCATTCCGTGGTCCGTCCCGCCGCCCCGCTGACCACCTTCATTGCCGGATTCGCCGCGGGCCTGGCCTCGAACTCCGGCAGTTCGACCGATGCCGTGGCCATGGAAAAGGCCCTTGCCGTCGCCCGCACACTGGCTGCCGACTATGACGCTGAAGCCCCCGGGGCCCCCGGCGAATGA
- a CDS encoding NlpC/P60 family protein — MTTRATARHRAEVTKTNSIAIIAKAVGGNAGGVGRQAAVIAAASGLVLTSGIAANAADTNVQRDSAPASAFEVGTAVEAPISAASTINISFEKPAVSTSPAPVVEAEPEVEVQEAAPAAQTPATQTAAAPKVTATVTAQPASAPQASASGKGAAILSAAYAQLGVNQDCTMLVTNSLAAVGINFHDWPAGYLSLGRTVSAAEAQPGDLIYYADGGAGMAHIAVYAGNGQAVHGGYNGNQTVVFSANVGSGPVFIRVN, encoded by the coding sequence ATGACGACTCGTGCTACCGCACGGCATCGCGCCGAAGTCACCAAGACCAACTCAATCGCCATTATCGCCAAGGCTGTTGGCGGCAACGCCGGCGGCGTTGGGCGCCAGGCAGCGGTTATCGCCGCAGCCTCGGGCCTGGTCCTGACCAGCGGCATCGCCGCAAACGCAGCTGACACCAACGTCCAGCGCGACTCCGCTCCTGCATCCGCTTTTGAAGTTGGAACAGCTGTGGAAGCCCCGATCTCCGCGGCTTCCACCATCAACATCTCCTTCGAGAAGCCGGCCGTCAGTACCAGCCCGGCTCCGGTGGTTGAGGCAGAGCCCGAGGTTGAGGTCCAGGAAGCCGCTCCGGCTGCCCAGACACCCGCAACGCAGACCGCTGCAGCGCCGAAGGTCACCGCTACCGTCACGGCGCAGCCCGCATCTGCTCCCCAGGCATCTGCCAGCGGCAAGGGCGCAGCAATCCTGTCCGCAGCGTACGCCCAGCTCGGCGTCAACCAGGACTGCACCATGCTCGTCACCAACTCGCTGGCTGCCGTGGGCATCAACTTCCACGACTGGCCCGCTGGCTACCTCTCCCTGGGCCGCACCGTGAGCGCTGCCGAGGCCCAGCCCGGCGACCTGATCTACTACGCCGACGGCGGCGCCGGCATGGCCCACATCGCTGTTTACGCCGGCAACGGCCAGGCAGTGCACGGCGGCTACAACGGCAACCAGACCGTGGTCTTCAGCGCAAACGTCGGTTCCGGACCGGTCTTCATCCGCGTCAACTGA
- the mobA gene encoding molybdenum cofactor guanylyltransferase, whose product MQDDVPAFDALILAGGRSSRLGGVPKQGLLFRGTTLLERVLAAAEGARATVIVGPDPGPLPPGVLTCREEPEFAGPAAAIATGLDVLDRAGASAPHTLVLACDMPLVSGAVRALLDELSMGQGAGTYMACTEDEHGAGRMQPLAGLYSTGMLKKSARELASNGRLVNGSVRSLLASLDVQLVAVPAAYTADVDTWDDAAALGIAAGSPDVEDGAGRGRS is encoded by the coding sequence ATGCAAGACGACGTGCCGGCCTTTGATGCCCTCATCCTGGCGGGAGGCCGGTCCTCGCGGCTGGGAGGAGTCCCGAAACAGGGACTGCTGTTTCGCGGAACCACCCTTCTGGAACGCGTCCTTGCGGCAGCTGAAGGAGCCCGGGCCACCGTAATTGTCGGTCCGGACCCCGGCCCGTTGCCCCCCGGAGTGCTCACGTGCCGCGAAGAGCCGGAGTTCGCCGGGCCCGCAGCGGCTATTGCCACCGGACTGGACGTCCTGGACCGGGCGGGGGCGAGTGCTCCGCACACCCTCGTCCTGGCCTGTGACATGCCATTGGTCTCCGGGGCTGTGCGTGCCCTTCTGGATGAGTTGTCCATGGGGCAGGGAGCGGGGACTTACATGGCCTGTACCGAGGATGAACACGGCGCAGGGAGGATGCAGCCGCTGGCCGGACTTTATAGCACAGGCATGCTAAAAAAGTCCGCCCGGGAATTGGCCTCGAACGGCCGGTTGGTCAACGGATCAGTCCGGTCACTCCTTGCTAGTCTGGACGTGCAGCTTGTCGCCGTTCCGGCCGCTTACACGGCAGATGTGGATACGTGGGACGATGCCGCCGCACTGGGGATTGCCGCCGGCAGCCCGGACGTGGAGGACGGGGCCGGGCGCGGCCGCAGTTAA